One stretch of Zingiber officinale cultivar Zhangliang chromosome 6B, Zo_v1.1, whole genome shotgun sequence DNA includes these proteins:
- the LOC121990916 gene encoding indole-3-acetaldehyde oxidase-like — protein MDYLIPIATACALTAFKLRHPIKMYLDRSTDMVMVGGRHPMKITYSVGFKSDGKITALYLNLLVNAGISEDYSPLISHAIITCLKKYNWGALAFDIKLCKTNLTSKSSMRAPGQVQGSYIAEAIIERVASFLSLDVDVVRKRNLHTYESLKFFYGSSSGEAPEYTLPAIVDELFTSASYFNRLEMVLHFNSCNKWKKRGISWVPIVYEVEPMPTPGKVSILNDGSIVVEVGGIEIGQGLWTKVKQMAAFGLEQLWDEEKKYLLDRVRIIQADTLSLVQGGLTAGSTKSEASCEAVRLACSILVSRLKPLKQSLEEQMGSISWDTLITQANLQYVNLSASTFWVADDTSSYLNYGAAISEVEIDVLTGATTILRADLTYDCGQSLSPAVDLGQVEGSFVQGIGFFVLLILFNI, from the exons ATGGACTACTTGATACCG ATTGCAACAGCATGTGCTCTCACAGCCTTTAAGTTGCGTCATCCAATAAAGATGTACCTTGATCGTAGCACGGATATGGTAATGGTAGGAGGAAGGCATCCAATGAAAATAACCTATTCTGTGGGTTTTAAATCCGATGGAAAGATTACGGCCTTGTACTTGAATTTGTTGGTAAATGCAGGCATATCAGAGGATTATAGTCCACTTATTTCACATGCCATTATAACTTGTCTAAAAAAATACAACTGGGGTGCTCTCGCTTTTGATATTAAACTATGCAAGACGAATCTTACAAGTAAATCATCGATGCGAGCACCAGGGCAGGTACAGGGATCTTACATTGCTGAAGCTATTATTGAGCGTGTAGCATCTTTCCTGTCCTTGGATGTCGATGTTGTGAGAAAAAGAAATTtgcatacatatgaaagcctgaAGTTTTTTTATGGAAGTAGCAGTGGAGAAGCTCCGGAATATACTTTACCTGCTATAGTTGATGAGTTGTTTACATCTGCAAGCTACTTCAATCGTCTTGAAATGGTATTGCATTTCAATAGTTGCAACAAATGGAAAAAACGAGGGATTTCTTGGGTACCAATTGTATATGAAGTGGAACCAATGCCAACACCAGGGAAAGTATCCATTCTAAATGATGGTTCAATTGTTGTTGAAGTCGGAGGAATTGAAATAGGCCAGGGACTGTGGACAAAGGTGAAGCAAATGGCTGCATTCGGTCTTGAACAGCTATGGGATGAAGAGAAAAAATATCTTTTGGATAGGGTTAGAATCATTCAAGCAGATACTCTGAGTTTGGTTCAGGGAGGTTTAACTGCTGGAAGCACCAAATCTGAAGCAAGCTGCGAAGCAGTTCGTCTAGCATGCTCTATTCTAGTCAGCAGATTAAAGCCTCTTAAGCAAAGTTTGGAAGAGCAAATGGGATCAATTTCATGGGACACCCTTATTACCCAG GCAAATTTGCAATATGTGAACTTATCAGCGAGTACATTTTGGGTTGCTGACGATACTTCATCATATCTAAATTATGGGGCTGCTATAAGCGAG GTAGAAATTGATGTTCTCACTGGAGCTACTACGATATTGAGAGCAGACCTTACATATGACTGCGGACAGAGCTTGAGTCCTGCCGTGGATCTAGgacag GTTGAAGGGTCTTTTGTTCAAGGAATTGGATTTTTTGTCCTATTGATTTTGTTCAATAtataa